The proteins below are encoded in one region of Mycobacterium sp. 3519A:
- a CDS encoding ABC transporter ATP-binding protein/permease: MERFKPSIDWGDQIVLSASWVLQAWALSALCVLTIGALLIRYTAWAKRFWRVTGGYFTGAASLPVWITLAVLLGSVMVEVRIAVLLSYYNNDVYSALQVAFQGVGAHNAAQRNSGIHGFWTAIVMFCVLAAIHVGRIVFDTYLTQRFIVGWRVWLTDRLMGDWLAGRAYYRARFTESAVDNPDQRIQQDIDVLTTGVGTGPNVPSYYSQSILLFGAINSVASVASFTVILWRLSGSLTFLGVEIPKALFWIVIGYVLTASFVAFRIGRPLIRLSFRNEQTNAAFRYALMRLRDSAEAVGFYRGEKAERGLLDKRFDAVISNYRRYVRKTLGLIGWNYTVTETILPLPFVLQAPRLFAGTIKLGDVMQSAGAFGKIESGMSFFRNAYSQFASYNAAVIRLDGLVRANERARALPVLPSEPSPDGSVELLGVAVRTPAGEYLIGPVDLRLERGESLVIIGPSGSGKTTLLRSLAELWPAATGVWRRPARAHATMFVSQLPYLPLGDLRTAVSYPAEGREVADDRLREVLGQVSLPHLRACLDDERDWAKVLSPGEQQRLAFARVLLARPEAVFLDEATSALDEGLAVALYELLRAELPETVVVSVSHHSTLEALHDRRLEMLTSKL, from the coding sequence TTGGAAAGGTTCAAGCCGTCGATCGACTGGGGCGACCAGATCGTGCTGTCCGCGTCATGGGTGCTGCAGGCGTGGGCGCTCAGCGCGCTGTGCGTATTGACGATCGGCGCGCTGCTGATCCGATACACCGCGTGGGCCAAACGGTTCTGGCGGGTCACCGGCGGCTACTTCACCGGCGCCGCGAGCCTGCCCGTCTGGATCACCCTTGCAGTGCTGCTGGGATCGGTGATGGTGGAGGTGCGCATCGCCGTCCTGCTCAGCTACTACAACAACGACGTCTACTCGGCGTTGCAGGTGGCGTTTCAAGGTGTGGGCGCGCACAACGCGGCGCAACGCAACTCCGGAATACACGGGTTCTGGACCGCGATCGTCATGTTCTGCGTCCTGGCCGCGATCCACGTCGGCCGCATCGTGTTCGACACGTACCTGACCCAGCGGTTCATCGTCGGATGGCGAGTGTGGTTGACCGACCGACTGATGGGGGACTGGTTGGCAGGCCGCGCCTACTACCGTGCCCGCTTCACCGAATCCGCCGTCGACAACCCGGATCAACGTATCCAGCAGGACATCGACGTCCTCACCACCGGGGTGGGCACCGGCCCCAACGTGCCGTCGTACTACTCGCAGAGCATCCTGCTGTTCGGGGCGATCAATTCGGTGGCCTCGGTGGCGTCGTTCACCGTGATCCTCTGGCGACTGTCGGGCTCCTTGACGTTTCTCGGCGTCGAGATTCCAAAAGCGTTGTTCTGGATCGTGATTGGCTACGTGCTCACCGCGTCGTTCGTCGCTTTCCGGATCGGACGCCCGCTGATCCGGTTGAGTTTCCGCAACGAGCAGACGAACGCGGCGTTTCGGTACGCATTGATGCGACTGCGGGATTCGGCCGAGGCCGTCGGCTTCTACCGCGGCGAGAAGGCCGAACGTGGCCTGCTGGACAAGAGGTTCGACGCTGTGATCTCCAACTACCGGCGTTACGTCCGAAAGACTCTCGGGCTGATCGGCTGGAACTACACCGTGACCGAGACGATCCTGCCGCTGCCGTTCGTTCTACAGGCGCCGCGGCTGTTCGCGGGCACGATCAAGCTGGGCGACGTGATGCAGTCCGCCGGTGCGTTCGGCAAGATCGAGTCGGGAATGTCGTTCTTCCGCAACGCGTACAGCCAGTTCGCCAGCTACAACGCGGCCGTCATCCGGCTGGACGGGCTGGTACGGGCCAACGAGAGGGCGCGTGCGCTGCCGGTGCTGCCGAGCGAGCCCAGTCCGGACGGCTCCGTAGAACTGCTCGGCGTTGCGGTCCGCACCCCGGCGGGTGAGTACCTGATCGGCCCGGTCGATCTTCGCCTCGAGCGCGGTGAATCCCTGGTCATCATCGGACCCTCAGGCAGCGGGAAGACCACACTGCTGCGCAGCCTCGCCGAGCTGTGGCCCGCCGCGACCGGGGTGTGGCGCAGGCCCGCACGCGCGCACGCCACGATGTTCGTCTCGCAGCTGCCGTACCTGCCGCTCGGCGATCTGCGCACGGCGGTGTCGTACCCGGCCGAGGGCCGCGAGGTCGCCGACGACCGGCTGCGCGAAGTGCTCGGCCAGGTCTCCCTGCCGCACCTGCGCGCATGTCTGGACGACGAGCGGGACTGGGCGAAGGTGCTCTCGCCGGGGGAGCAGCAGCGGCTGGCGTTCGCCAGGGTGCTGTTGGCTCGGCCCGAGGCGGTGTTCCTCGACGAAGCGACGTCCGCGCTGGACGAGGGGCTGGCGGTGGCGCTCTACGAACTGCTGCGTGCGGAGCTACCGGAGACGGTGGTGGTGAGCGTCAGTCACCACAGCACGCTGGAGGCGCTGCACGATCGTCGTCTCGAGATGCTGACCTCGAAGCTATGA
- a CDS encoding wax ester/triacylglycerol synthase family O-acyltransferase, with product MSDVPDLDADGLPEELSPFDQILHRGEAHPRTRSGIMTIELLDTTPDWDTYRARFERASRKVLRLRQKVVMPTLPTVAPRWVVDPDFNLDFHVRRMRVPQPGTMREVFDLAEIAAQSPLDISRPLWTATLVEGLEGGRAAQLVHLSHAVTDGVGGVEMFANLYDLERDPPKQPPPPLPVPQDLSPNDLMRQGLNRLPGTIAGRVRGVLFGAAHVVGEMVRDPISRMGDVVEYAMSGARVVGPVAPPSPVLRRRSLSSRSDAIDIEFGALHKAAKTGGGSINDAYLAGLCGALRLYHEAKGVPIDALPMAVPVNLRSEADPAGGNRFAGVNLAAPIGLQDPEARMKNIRSQMTRKREERAIDMVGAIAPVLTLMPDSVLESMAGSIVNSDVQASNVPVYAGDTFIAGAKVLRQYGIGPLPGVAMMVVLISRAGYCTVSTRYDRASIVDPDLWARCLLAGFDEVLALGGDGRAVPATFTVDAPEPSPVSPNGSAAQ from the coding sequence ATGAGTGACGTGCCGGATCTTGACGCGGACGGTCTTCCGGAGGAACTCAGCCCGTTCGATCAGATACTGCATCGCGGAGAGGCTCATCCTCGCACCCGGTCCGGCATCATGACCATCGAGTTGCTCGACACCACCCCGGACTGGGACACCTACCGGGCCCGGTTCGAGCGCGCGTCACGCAAGGTGTTGCGGCTGCGGCAGAAGGTCGTGATGCCGACGCTGCCGACCGTGGCGCCGCGGTGGGTCGTCGACCCCGATTTCAACCTCGACTTCCACGTGCGACGGATGCGGGTGCCTCAACCGGGCACCATGCGCGAGGTGTTCGACCTGGCCGAGATTGCTGCGCAGTCGCCGCTGGACATCTCGCGGCCGCTGTGGACGGCGACGCTGGTCGAAGGCCTCGAGGGAGGCCGCGCCGCGCAACTGGTGCACCTCAGCCATGCCGTCACCGACGGCGTCGGCGGTGTCGAGATGTTCGCCAACCTCTACGACCTCGAACGTGACCCGCCGAAACAGCCGCCGCCACCACTGCCGGTGCCTCAGGACCTGTCACCCAATGACCTGATGCGGCAAGGGCTTAACCGGCTGCCAGGCACCATCGCGGGCCGGGTCCGCGGCGTGCTGTTCGGCGCGGCGCACGTGGTCGGCGAGATGGTCCGCGACCCGATATCGCGGATGGGCGACGTCGTCGAGTACGCGATGTCCGGTGCGCGCGTCGTCGGCCCGGTCGCCCCGCCGTCGCCGGTGCTGCGACGCCGCAGCCTCTCGTCGCGCAGCGACGCCATCGACATCGAGTTCGGGGCGTTGCACAAAGCCGCCAAGACCGGCGGCGGCTCCATCAACGACGCCTATCTGGCCGGGCTCTGTGGCGCCCTGCGTCTCTATCACGAGGCCAAGGGTGTGCCGATCGACGCGTTGCCGATGGCGGTGCCGGTCAACCTGCGCTCCGAGGCGGACCCCGCCGGTGGCAACCGATTTGCCGGTGTCAACCTCGCCGCGCCCATCGGCCTGCAGGATCCCGAGGCGCGGATGAAAAACATTCGGTCCCAAATGACCCGTAAGCGCGAGGAACGCGCGATCGACATGGTCGGTGCCATCGCGCCCGTGCTCACGCTCATGCCGGATTCGGTGCTCGAGTCGATGGCCGGTTCGATCGTCAACTCCGACGTGCAGGCCAGCAACGTGCCCGTCTACGCAGGCGACACGTTCATCGCTGGCGCGAAGGTGTTGCGCCAGTACGGTATCGGCCCGTTGCCGGGCGTGGCGATGATGGTCGTGCTGATCTCCCGGGCCGGCTACTGCACCGTGAGCACCCGCTACGACCGGGCGTCGATCGTCGACCCCGACCTGTGGGCACGGTGCCTGCTCGCGGGTTTCGACGAGGTGCTCGCGCTCGGTGGCGACGGCCGCGCCGTACCTGCGACGTTCACCGTCGACGCCCCAGAGCCCAGCCCAGTGTCCCCGAATGGAAGTGCGGCGCAATGA
- a CDS encoding HAD-IB family hydrolase/lysophospholipid acyltransferase family protein: MTSANGQPNSRTLRLPGSVAEIQASPEGPEVGAFFDLDGTLVAGFTGVIMTQDRLRRRQMSVGEFIGMVQAGLNHQLGRSEFEDLIGKGARMLRGSSLDDIDELAERLFVQKIVSRIYPEMRELVRAHMARGHTVVLSSSALTVQVEPVARFLGIKNVLSNKFETDENGRLTGEVLTPIIWGPGKARAVQAFAAKNGVDLSKSYFYADGDEDVALMYLVGNPRPTNPAGKLAAVAAKRGWPVLRFTSRSGSSPVSQLRTAAGIASMVPIAAGALGLGLLTRNKRTGVNFFTSTFGRTLLDIIGVNLNVLGKENLTAQRPAVFIFNHRNQADPLIAGRLVNDNFTSVGKKELENDPIVGTMGKIMDAAFIDRDDPKKAVEGLKKVEELARKGLSILIAPEGTRLDTTEVGEFKKGPFRIAMSAGIPIVPIVIRNAEVIAARDSSTFNPGTVDVVVYPPIPVDDWTHENLPERIAEVRQLYLDTLKDWPHGELPGPDLYKRTKTPAKKAAKKAPARKAPAKKAAAKKTATKAAAKQPAKKATKNAAAKGRP; encoded by the coding sequence ATGACTTCGGCCAACGGTCAGCCCAACTCACGAACCCTGCGGCTGCCCGGATCGGTCGCCGAGATCCAGGCCAGCCCCGAGGGGCCCGAGGTCGGCGCCTTCTTCGATCTGGACGGCACGCTGGTGGCCGGGTTCACCGGCGTGATCATGACCCAGGACCGGCTGCGCAGGCGGCAAATGTCGGTCGGCGAGTTCATCGGCATGGTGCAGGCCGGGCTCAACCATCAGCTGGGCCGCTCCGAGTTCGAGGACCTGATCGGCAAGGGCGCCCGCATGCTGCGCGGCAGTTCCCTCGACGACATCGACGAATTGGCCGAGCGGCTGTTCGTGCAGAAGATCGTCAGCCGCATCTATCCCGAGATGCGTGAGCTGGTCCGTGCTCACATGGCGCGGGGCCACACCGTGGTGCTCAGCTCGTCGGCGCTGACCGTTCAGGTGGAGCCGGTGGCGCGGTTCCTCGGCATCAAGAACGTGCTGAGCAACAAGTTCGAGACCGACGAAAACGGCCGGCTCACCGGTGAAGTGCTCACGCCGATCATCTGGGGGCCCGGAAAGGCAAGGGCGGTCCAGGCTTTCGCCGCCAAGAACGGCGTGGACCTGTCGAAGAGCTACTTCTACGCCGACGGCGACGAGGACGTCGCGCTGATGTATCTGGTCGGCAATCCGCGGCCGACCAACCCCGCGGGCAAGCTCGCCGCCGTCGCAGCCAAACGCGGCTGGCCGGTGCTGCGCTTCACGAGTCGCAGTGGCAGCAGCCCGGTTTCGCAGCTGCGGACGGCTGCGGGCATTGCGTCGATGGTGCCTATCGCGGCGGGCGCGCTCGGCCTGGGACTGCTGACCCGCAACAAGCGCACCGGCGTGAACTTCTTCACGTCGACGTTCGGCCGGACGCTGCTCGACATCATCGGGGTCAACCTCAACGTGCTTGGCAAGGAGAACCTGACCGCCCAACGACCCGCGGTGTTCATCTTCAACCACCGCAATCAGGCCGATCCGCTGATCGCGGGACGCCTGGTGAACGACAACTTCACGTCGGTGGGCAAGAAGGAACTCGAGAACGACCCGATCGTCGGCACCATGGGCAAGATCATGGACGCCGCGTTCATCGACCGCGACGACCCCAAGAAGGCCGTCGAAGGGTTGAAGAAGGTCGAGGAACTGGCCCGCAAGGGGCTGTCGATCCTGATCGCACCCGAGGGCACCCGGTTGGACACCACCGAGGTGGGCGAGTTCAAGAAGGGTCCGTTCCGAATCGCGATGTCGGCAGGAATTCCCATCGTGCCCATCGTGATTCGCAACGCCGAGGTGATCGCCGCCCGCGACTCGAGCACCTTCAACCCGGGCACCGTCGACGTCGTGGTGTACCCGCCGATCCCGGTCGACGATTGGACCCACGAGAACCTCCCCGAGCGCATCGCCGAAGTCCGTCAGCTGTATCTGGACACGCTGAAGGACTGGCCGCACGGCGAACTGCCGGGGCCGGATCTGTACAAGCGCACGAAGACGCCTGCGAAGAAGGCGGCCAAGAAAGCTCCGGCCAGGAAGGCCCCGGCGAAGAAGGCTGCGGCGAAGAAGACGGCGACCAAGGCCGCCGCCAAGCAACCGGCCAAGAAGGCGACCAAAAACGCTGCCGCGAAAGGTCGCCCGTGA